Part of the Longimicrobium sp. genome is shown below.
TGAGCGAGCGCACGGCCCGCCACCAGATCACCTTCCACGAGGGGCAGCGGCTGCGCTCGCGCGAGCTGCTGCGCAGCCAGCGCAACCTGTACGACCTGGAGCTGGTGCGCTACGCCACGGTGGAGGTGGCGCCCGAGTCGCTGCAGGTGACGCCGGACTCGGCCGAGCTGGCGCGCGACAGCATCGGCAGCACGGTGCTGGTGCGCGTGGCCGAGGCGCCGCGCTACGCGGTGGACGCGTCGGCCGGCTACGGCACGCTGGACTGCTTCCGCACCGGGGTGCAGCACACCGACCGCAACTTCCTGGGCGGCGCGCGGCGGCTGACGCTCACCGGCTCGCTCTCCAAGATCGGCGTGGGGCGCGGGCTGGACGCGGGGCTGGAGAAATCGATCCTCTGCCGCGCCTTCGAGCTCGACACGCTGTCCGACGCCGTCGACACGGCGATCGCGGGGGCGCTGAACTACCGGCTGGCCGCGGACTTCCTGCAGCCGCGGCTGTTCGGCACGCGCAACAGCGTGGCACTGACCGCGTATGCCGAGCAGATCTCCGAGCTGGGGCTGTACGTGCGCCGCGACCGGGGCGGGCAGCTGGGCGTGGTGCGCGACCTGGGGCCGGGAACCATCTTCTCCACCACCTACACGGTCGAGCGCGGGAGCACCAACGCGCACGACATCTTCTTCTGCGTGGTGTACGAGGTGTGCACGCGCGAGGAGATCGACACGCTGAAGCACGCGCGCTGGTCCAACAACATCTCCACCGGCGTGGTGCGCACCCGGGTGCGGCTGGACCCGTTCCCCGTGGGCGGATACCAGTTCCGCGTGGGAAGCGACCTGGCCGGCACGGTCCTGGGCTCCCAGGACAAGTACCTGCGCTTCCTGGGCGACGGGACCGTCTACCGCCCGCTGGGGAGCGGCGGGCTGGTGTTGCAGCTGCGGCTGATGGCGGGATCGTTCTTCGAGGGCCTGCTGGACAGCAGCCAGGGCTTCATCCCCCCGCAGAAGCTGTTCTACGGCGGCGGCGCCACCACGGTGAGGGGGTTCCGGAGAAACGAGCTGGGCCCCGTGGTCTACACCGAGCGGGAGCGGTCGGATTCCACCACGATCGCGATCCGCGACGCGGGGGGGATGGTGATCGATTCCGTGCGCGTGGCCAAGTCCGACACCGTCCTTTCCGCGGTGGGCGGGCGCAAGATCGTGGTGGGCACGGTGGAGGTGACCGCGCCCTTCCGCGTGTCGACGTACAACCTGCGCGCCGCGGTGTGGGTGGACGGCGGCCGCGTGTGGGACCCCGTGGACCCCACGCTGGTGAGCCCGCAGTTCCGCTTCACGCCGGGGGTGGGGGTGCGCGCGGCCACGCCGGTGGGGCCCATCCGCTTCGACGTGGGCTACAACCCGTACCGGCAGCCGCGCGGGCCGCTGTACCGCATCAACGAGAAGGGCGACATCGTGGAAAAAGTCAGCGACGACTTCCGGCCCATCACCGGAAAGTCGCTGTGGAGCCGGCTGACGGTGCACATCTCCATCGGACAGACCTTCTAGGATGGCACGGCGCCGCCGCTTCCGCCTGGACCGCGTAGGCCTCCTCGTGCTGGGGACGCTCGTGGGGTTCGTGCTGTCGGCGCTGTTCGTGTACACCTGGGTGAACCGCGCCCGCAACCGCGTGGTCGAGGAGCGGCTGCGCATCGCGCTGGGGCTTCCCGAGCAGGCGTTCGAGCTGGAGCGGGTGGAGCCCGACGGGACGCTGCGCATCGCGCTGCGGCGGGTGGCGTTCCTGGACCGCAACCGCGACACCATCCTTTCCGCGCCGCTGGCCCGGGCGCGGCTCATCACCAGCACGCTGGGTGGCACCGGCGCCATCGTCTTCGACCAGGGCGAGATCGTCCGCCCCTACCTGCGCCTGTCGCAGGACGCGAAGGGGGAGTGGAACGCGCTGCAGATCTTCGCGGTGGAGGCCGGGGGGCAGCCGGTGCGTGGGGTGGCGGGGCAGGAGGCGCAGAAGGGGCGCACCTTCGACTTCCGCGGCATCCGCCTGGTGGACGGCCGCGCGCGCATCACCACGCCCACCACGGCGCCCCCGCCGGGCCCGCAGCCGAAGTACGTTGCCGGACGGCCGCCGGAGCGGGTGCGCTACGCCGGGCGCTGGCTGGCCGTGCACACGCTGGAGAACCTGGACGGCAACCTGGCCCTGGTGCGCGTGAAGGGCGAGGGGGGATGGCGGGTGGAGGTGGGGTCGCTCTCGGCCGCCGTGACCAACCCCGACACGCGCATCGAGGCGCTGGCGGGGTGGTTCGACCAGGACACGCGGCAGAACCTGCGCTTCGCCATCCGCGAGTTCCGCACGCCGCACTCGGCCTTCGACGGCGCGGGGACGGTGAACCTGGCGGGCGCGAACCCGCGCTACGACCTGCGCCTGCACGCGCACCCGCTGGACCTGCGCGACCTGGCGGGGATGGGCTTCGCCGTTCCCCGCGAGGGCGTGGCGCGCTTCGGGCTGGCGATCGAGACGCTCGCCGACAACCGCACGCGGTGGACGGTGACCGACGCGCAGGTGGCGGTGCTGGACTCGCGCGCGTCGGGGCACCTGACGGCCATCACCGCGCCGGGGCAGGAGCCGGTGTTCAGCGACACGCGGCTGACGCTGGAGCCGCTGCGCCTGGTCGACCTGGAGACGCTGGGGTTCGTGGAGCACACCCCGTTCGCGGGCGAGGTGCGCGGGACCGTGACCAGCGTGGACGAGCTTTCCGGCCGCGGCGGCGGGGCGCTGCGCATCGACCTGGCGTCCACGCTCGTCCCGCGCACCTCGGCGGACGCGCCGGCATCCTCCATCACCGCGCGCGGGCTGGTGCGCGTGGGCGGTACGGCGGGGCTGCGCTTCGACGGCGTGCGGGTGGACGCGAACCCGCTGGACCTGGCCACCCTGCGCGCCATCTACCCCCAGAACACCATGCTGCGCGGGGTGATCCGCGGCGGGGCGACGGTGACGGGGACGATGCGCCAGTTCCGCATCGAGGGCGGCGACCTGGCGTACACCGTGGGCACGGCGCCGGAGACGCGGCTGCGCGGGATCTCGGCGACGGTGTCGATGGATCCGAAGCTCCGCTTCTCGCTGGACGCGCGCGCCGACCCGCTGGCGCTGGCCACGCTGACGCAGCTCTTCCCCAGCCTCCCCTTCCGCTCGGCCACGCTCTTCGGCCCGATCCACGTGGCGGGGACGGCGGAACAGCTGGCTTTCGACGTGGACCTGAACGGGAGCGCGGGCGGCCTGGCCGCGCGGGGAACGCTGGGGCTGGGCGGCGCCGTGCCCACCTTCGACGTCTCGGGCCGGGTGGCGGCCTTCCGCCCCGGCGCGCTGGTGGCCGGCGCGCCCGAGGCGGCCGACTCGGTGAGCGGCACCTTCTCGGCGCGGGGGAGCACCGAGAGCTTCCGCTTCGCCGTCGACCTCTCGCAGGCGGCCGGGCACTTCAACCTCGCGGGGAACATCCGCCGGCCGGGCGGCGGGCCCATGCAGTTCGACGTGGCGGGCCGGGTGGACAACTTCCAGCTCGGCGTCCTCCTCGGGAAGCCGGCGCTGCTCCCGGGCGCGGTCAGCGGCCCCATTCGCCTCTCGGGCGGGGGGCGCCAGCCGTACC
Proteins encoded:
- a CDS encoding BamA/OMP85 family outer membrane protein — encoded protein: MLARPARGTPLPTACFRAAALLCALFALAACATGGARAGSPFPGLQQYQGREIRKVTLQGDLKEVPRDSLLRVIATRPSRCRTLGLLPVCLPVIGRREKHRLDMAVLARDVVRIDLVFRDDGYYGTRVVPTVDEAPDDQVDVRLNVFPGDRVTLRSLDVTGIEGVLAHDSLIAKLPLKVDQPFRRNAFLATVDSVRNALLDAGHPYAQVLRNYQIDTIADVADVNLQAAPGPVVTVDTVLFDGLDRVSERTARHQITFHEGQRLRSRELLRSQRNLYDLELVRYATVEVAPESLQVTPDSAELARDSIGSTVLVRVAEAPRYAVDASAGYGTLDCFRTGVQHTDRNFLGGARRLTLTGSLSKIGVGRGLDAGLEKSILCRAFELDTLSDAVDTAIAGALNYRLAADFLQPRLFGTRNSVALTAYAEQISELGLYVRRDRGGQLGVVRDLGPGTIFSTTYTVERGSTNAHDIFFCVVYEVCTREEIDTLKHARWSNNISTGVVRTRVRLDPFPVGGYQFRVGSDLAGTVLGSQDKYLRFLGDGTVYRPLGSGGLVLQLRLMAGSFFEGLLDSSQGFIPPQKLFYGGGATTVRGFRRNELGPVVYTERERSDSTTIAIRDAGGMVIDSVRVAKSDTVLSAVGGRKIVVGTVEVTAPFRVSTYNLRAAVWVDGGRVWDPVDPTLVSPQFRFTPGVGVRAATPVGPIRFDVGYNPYRQPRGPLYRINEKGDIVEKVSDDFRPITGKSLWSRLTVHISIGQTF